A genomic region of Natronospira bacteriovora contains the following coding sequences:
- a CDS encoding delta-60 repeat domain-containing protein yields MINIQTKKGSTAANGFLLSGVLVACGGIAACSSSSGDSGPQGFTVGGELSGLAGDSVELTLNGEETLSLDADGAFEFDTLLADGDSYEVTISEQPGDSACLVDNESGEISDEAIDDVLVQCGDFSLAALNEEGQIALQWSPAGTVDILYSSDRACDWSNVQQCADGGASYGVSGGSAVIDAENDGLRLDTTYHLVMQANGMQSDVTTATALTYHLTGYVLDTVLTDQHLIAGGYFQYYGGLHQGIAHFRDDLSGTPLTGPFLDVRNEDGVVAQITAVAKDPDGGFYIGGNFASINGEPRAHLARLNADGTLDEQWTASLDGGITRVNEMLIDDNRLYVAGRFEEVNGNTGFTGLVALDFDGNIDGGFSPEAPAGTLFFAQVNAIAIHDERLYVAGRFDTPDASNSNVAALDLSTGSYVEDFDVDVNDTALAILPSSESVYIGGSFSSVNGESRNYLVAVSHDDGAVDPGFTPNLNGTVTDIAVGPERLYITGHYDEVSGSSWEGVAALSLDTGGLDINRDLRVDGIAVTVEVRDDALYVAGLFRSIGGERAINVGRLPLGSDMAVDPDWAPHVDGIPLGFVESDYGMAVYGGIWGAGGEYIGSVAALSRQDGKLDANWNAGVDGLATAVLHLEGGQLYAGGLIEAAQGESRSNAAAFDATDGTLLEWNPEANSAVQAITTANGNIAIGGDFTEINGEPLTRLALVDPVTGALSSMTDPQVNDTVLDLAYYSGDDVVFVGGWFDEIGGGAPAHLAATFASDLNSTGWDGGVDRSVNAVLNDGNSYVMAGGRFTESGGQNQAYITVLTPGSNVVGTPPDLDGTVTDLHLLDSTDQLLVSGYFSEANGSARDGLAVFNFDNGDFTLKPVSVDFEGDVLAVTQDENAVVAAGAIIGVNGNRHGYLVMLHPGTLQPIWPGEPGPTSGSGLNVLSGSAAKSVEADTSDSDNPVDDRFSTEKLMNLAF; encoded by the coding sequence ATGATCAACATACAGACGAAGAAGGGCAGCACGGCTGCGAACGGTTTTCTGTTAAGCGGGGTGCTCGTCGCTTGCGGGGGCATCGCTGCGTGCTCCAGTAGTTCCGGGGATTCCGGGCCCCAGGGGTTTACCGTCGGCGGTGAGCTGAGCGGACTTGCGGGTGACAGTGTGGAGCTCACATTGAACGGTGAAGAAACCCTTTCACTGGATGCCGACGGTGCCTTTGAGTTCGATACTCTGCTGGCCGATGGCGATAGCTATGAGGTAACCATCTCGGAGCAGCCAGGAGACAGTGCCTGCCTCGTTGACAACGAATCCGGCGAGATCAGTGATGAGGCCATCGATGATGTGCTCGTCCAGTGTGGTGATTTCAGCCTTGCTGCGCTCAACGAGGAAGGACAGATTGCACTGCAATGGTCACCGGCGGGTACCGTCGACATTCTCTACTCAAGCGATCGCGCTTGTGACTGGAGCAATGTGCAGCAGTGTGCGGATGGCGGCGCCAGCTACGGTGTCAGTGGCGGTAGCGCCGTGATTGATGCCGAAAATGATGGATTGCGCCTGGATACTACCTACCATCTGGTCATGCAGGCCAATGGCATGCAATCGGATGTAACCACGGCCACCGCGCTCACTTATCACCTGACCGGCTACGTCCTGGACACCGTTCTGACGGATCAGCACCTCATTGCCGGTGGTTATTTTCAGTACTACGGCGGTTTGCACCAGGGTATCGCTCACTTTCGTGACGATCTCTCTGGCACCCCTCTGACCGGTCCATTCCTTGATGTGCGCAATGAAGACGGGGTAGTCGCCCAAATCACCGCCGTCGCCAAGGACCCCGATGGTGGCTTCTATATCGGTGGCAACTTCGCGTCCATCAACGGCGAGCCTCGGGCGCACCTTGCTCGCCTGAATGCGGACGGAACACTGGATGAGCAGTGGACCGCATCCCTCGATGGCGGTATCACACGGGTCAACGAAATGCTGATCGATGACAATCGCCTGTATGTGGCCGGCCGCTTCGAAGAGGTGAATGGCAATACCGGATTCACCGGCCTGGTCGCACTGGATTTTGATGGCAACATTGACGGCGGCTTCTCGCCGGAAGCCCCGGCGGGCACATTGTTCTTCGCCCAGGTAAACGCCATTGCCATTCACGACGAACGCCTATACGTGGCCGGCCGTTTCGACACGCCCGACGCGTCAAACAGCAATGTCGCTGCCCTTGATCTGAGCACGGGTAGCTACGTGGAAGATTTCGATGTCGATGTGAATGACACCGCCTTGGCGATTCTGCCATCCAGTGAGTCAGTCTATATTGGCGGATCGTTCAGTTCTGTAAACGGTGAAAGCAGAAATTATCTGGTTGCCGTGTCGCACGATGATGGAGCCGTTGACCCGGGTTTCACACCCAATCTGAATGGAACCGTCACGGACATCGCTGTTGGGCCGGAGCGCCTTTATATCACCGGCCATTATGATGAGGTCTCAGGCAGTTCATGGGAAGGAGTTGCCGCGCTGAGTCTCGATACCGGCGGGCTCGATATCAATCGTGACCTGCGCGTTGATGGCATTGCGGTAACGGTGGAAGTTCGCGACGATGCGCTCTATGTCGCGGGTCTTTTCCGCAGCATTGGCGGTGAGAGGGCCATCAACGTGGGTCGTCTGCCGCTTGGCAGTGACATGGCCGTGGATCCGGATTGGGCGCCTCATGTGGATGGGATTCCGCTTGGATTTGTCGAAAGCGATTATGGAATGGCCGTATACGGCGGCATCTGGGGTGCTGGTGGTGAGTATATTGGCAGCGTGGCTGCCCTCTCCCGCCAGGATGGGAAGCTGGATGCCAACTGGAACGCCGGGGTGGATGGCCTGGCCACGGCCGTCCTGCATCTCGAAGGAGGACAGCTTTATGCGGGTGGCCTGATCGAGGCTGCCCAGGGCGAGAGTCGCAGTAATGCGGCTGCCTTTGATGCGACTGATGGCACGCTCCTCGAGTGGAACCCGGAAGCAAACAGTGCGGTACAGGCCATCACGACAGCCAATGGAAACATTGCCATCGGTGGTGACTTTACCGAAATCAACGGGGAGCCTCTGACCCGGTTGGCCCTGGTCGATCCTGTCACCGGCGCGTTGTCGAGCATGACGGACCCTCAGGTCAACGATACGGTTCTTGATCTTGCCTATTATTCAGGTGATGACGTTGTGTTCGTCGGTGGCTGGTTCGACGAGATCGGTGGCGGTGCGCCCGCCCACCTGGCGGCTACCTTTGCCAGTGATTTGAACAGCACTGGCTGGGATGGCGGTGTTGACCGATCCGTGAACGCCGTTCTGAATGATGGCAACAGTTATGTCATGGCAGGCGGTCGTTTCACAGAGTCCGGTGGGCAGAACCAGGCTTATATCACCGTATTGACCCCCGGCAGCAATGTCGTGGGTACCCCACCCGACCTTGATGGCACGGTGACTGACCTTCATCTGCTGGACTCGACCGACCAGTTGCTGGTGTCCGGTTACTTCAGTGAAGCGAATGGCAGCGCCCGGGACGGTCTGGCGGTCTTCAACTTTGACAATGGTGACTTCACGTTGAAGCCCGTCAGCGTGGATTTCGAGGGTGATGTCCTCGCCGTTACCCAGGATGAAAATGCAGTGGTGGCGGCAGGCGCCATTATCGGGGTCAACGGGAACCGCCACGGTTATCTGGTCATGTTGCATCCCGGTACACTGCAGCCGATCTGGCCTGGTGAGCCGGGCCCGACTTCGGGATCCGGGCTGAATGTGTTGAGCGGG
- a CDS encoding DUF4397 domain-containing protein, which translates to MSNTIRLLACLLLLPLAACGNDETILVDGGDPNGGDEALLRVVHATRDAPELQMTVTRIDEEMEVEIYSQALPAGGQSDPIAAEPGLLRLYLARATAPDMTLLEAEFELAEGERRSLAVIGSLNADALGIASIAEPVESAGADEADVHFLNAVHVDGNNWPVTLSASGEDIVSGADFGVWQPAVAVTAGSGSSYSLVARNSDGLNITPPVGFTPDATRHYLVIAAGVWGDGVQTTDPVLRVVAAMND; encoded by the coding sequence ATGAGCAACACGATCAGACTGCTTGCATGCTTGCTGCTGCTGCCTCTGGCGGCATGCGGCAATGATGAAACCATTCTGGTGGACGGTGGTGACCCGAATGGGGGTGACGAGGCGCTGCTTCGGGTTGTTCACGCAACGCGCGATGCCCCGGAGCTTCAGATGACGGTGACTCGTATCGATGAAGAAATGGAGGTAGAGATCTACAGCCAGGCCCTTCCAGCGGGCGGGCAATCCGACCCGATTGCAGCTGAACCTGGATTGCTCCGCCTCTACCTGGCGCGCGCCACGGCGCCGGACATGACATTGCTGGAAGCCGAGTTTGAGCTCGCCGAAGGTGAACGCCGCTCTCTTGCCGTCATCGGCAGCCTCAATGCTGATGCACTTGGAATTGCAAGCATCGCTGAGCCCGTGGAGAGTGCCGGCGCCGATGAAGCCGACGTGCATTTCCTCAATGCCGTGCATGTGGATGGCAACAATTGGCCCGTCACTCTGAGCGCCAGCGGCGAGGACATCGTCAGCGGGGCAGATTTCGGTGTCTGGCAGCCCGCGGTCGCGGTGACTGCCGGATCCGGCAGCAGTTATTCTCTGGTGGCCCGCAACAGCGATGGCCTGAACATCACGCCGCCGGTCGGCTTCACGCCTGACGCCACCAGACACTATCTGGTCATCGCGGCCGGCGTCTGGGGTGACGGTGTGCAGACCACCGACCCGGTCTTGCGGGTCGTCGCGGCCATGAACGATTGA
- a CDS encoding CaiB/BaiF CoA transferase family protein, translated as MKALDGIRVLDMSRILAGPWASQLMADMGASVIKVEQPGRGDDTRHWGPPWLNSDPGALSAYFLACNRGKQSVCIDFSHPEGQALLRELAADSDILLENFRPGSLARYGLDHDSLRKQNPGLIYCSITGFGQDGPYAQRNGYDLLLQAMGGLMSITGSPAREGGEPAKVGVAVTDILTGLYATIACLGALREREAGAGGQHIDMALMDVQVATLANQAMNYLVGGEVPQAMGHAHPNIVPYQAFEAVDGWLVIAAGNDKQFQALCDVLDLPDLARDPAYARNADRVAQRAILVKRLAAVIRRRPRGDWLAALERAGVPAGPVNDMAAVMDDPQVRARGLVQTLTHPRLGEIPTIASPIRCRGGSTQSHGPPPALGQDTQAVLMERLGLDEQRLSRLRAEGVIR; from the coding sequence ATGAAAGCGCTCGATGGTATACGGGTTCTCGACATGAGCCGGATACTGGCCGGCCCCTGGGCCAGTCAGCTCATGGCGGATATGGGCGCCAGCGTTATCAAGGTCGAACAGCCGGGGCGCGGTGACGACACCCGGCACTGGGGGCCGCCGTGGCTGAACAGTGACCCCGGGGCACTCTCGGCGTATTTTCTCGCCTGCAATCGTGGCAAACAGTCGGTTTGCATCGATTTCAGTCATCCCGAAGGGCAGGCCCTGCTGCGCGAACTGGCGGCCGACAGTGACATCCTGCTGGAAAACTTCCGTCCGGGCAGCCTGGCCCGATACGGCCTGGATCATGACAGTCTGCGCAAACAGAACCCGGGGTTGATCTACTGCTCCATTACCGGTTTCGGTCAGGATGGCCCCTACGCGCAACGGAACGGCTACGACCTCCTTCTGCAGGCCATGGGTGGCCTGATGAGCATCACCGGCAGCCCGGCCCGGGAAGGGGGTGAACCGGCCAAGGTGGGCGTGGCCGTGACTGACATCCTCACCGGCCTCTATGCCACCATCGCCTGCCTGGGCGCCTTGCGGGAGCGCGAGGCCGGGGCCGGCGGACAGCACATCGACATGGCCTTGATGGACGTGCAGGTGGCAACCCTGGCCAATCAGGCCATGAATTATCTGGTTGGGGGTGAAGTGCCTCAAGCCATGGGTCATGCCCACCCGAACATCGTTCCCTATCAGGCCTTCGAGGCCGTGGACGGCTGGCTGGTGATCGCCGCCGGTAACGATAAGCAGTTTCAGGCACTGTGCGATGTGCTGGATCTGCCGGACCTGGCCCGTGACCCGGCCTATGCGCGCAATGCCGATCGGGTCGCCCAGCGGGCGATATTGGTGAAACGGCTGGCCGCGGTGATCCGCCGCCGCCCGCGGGGCGACTGGCTGGCCGCCCTGGAACGGGCCGGCGTGCCGGCGGGACCGGTGAATGACATGGCGGCGGTGATGGACGATCCCCAGGTGCGGGCCAGGGGCCTGGTGCAGACACTGACCCATCCCCGCCTCGGTGAGATACCGACCATTGCCAGCCCGATCCGTTGTCGTGGCGGCTCGACCCAAAGCCATGGCCCGCCACCGGCGCTTGGACAGGATACGCAAGCCGTGCTGATGGAGCGGCTGGGGCTGGATGAACAGCGGCTTTCACGCCTGCGTGCCGAGGGCGTCATCCGCTGA